One stretch of Nocardioides perillae DNA includes these proteins:
- a CDS encoding ATP-binding protein produces the protein MSTTASTTASTTAGTTTAGTTTAATAGTASAGATEDARREAELSAYEALTRQPRRELRALTELAAVVTRVPMATINLITATEQHQVAAHGFDASICSREDSMCAAILHETEPVVLVDARLDPRFEHNPFVTGELGDVRFYAAHQLVTPEGVAIGTLCVFDTEPRVLDDHQRLSLQTLADRIVDVLELDRRTRQLTATLARMRRVQRELERSNEELAAFAGQVSHDLRNPLTAVGMALALLREELEEAGPENDAVGQASWLATRALSATNRMRELVDELLDYARIGGDLRRTEVDLGEVVAEVLADLEGPLAHAEVSVGALPTLHADRTQLRALLQNLVANAAKFVPEGATPVVDVSATRLDGRWRVEVADRGIGVAEADAERVFEPLTRVDTRVEGSGIGLATCKRVVNAHGGEIGLQPRDGGGTVVWFELPDGSAD, from the coding sequence GTGAGCACGACGGCGAGCACGACGGCGAGCACGACTGCGGGCACGACGACTGCGGGCACGACGACTGCGGCCACGGCGGGCACCGCGTCGGCGGGGGCCACCGAGGACGCACGGCGCGAGGCCGAGCTCTCGGCCTACGAGGCACTCACCCGCCAGCCGCGCCGTGAGCTGCGGGCGCTCACCGAGCTGGCCGCGGTGGTGACCCGCGTGCCGATGGCCACCATCAACCTCATCACCGCCACCGAGCAGCACCAGGTCGCCGCGCACGGCTTCGACGCGAGCATCTGCAGCCGCGAGGACTCGATGTGCGCGGCGATCCTGCACGAGACCGAGCCGGTGGTGCTGGTCGACGCCCGGCTCGACCCGCGCTTCGAGCACAACCCCTTCGTCACCGGCGAGCTCGGCGACGTGCGCTTCTACGCCGCGCACCAGCTCGTCACGCCCGAGGGCGTGGCGATCGGCACGCTGTGCGTCTTCGACACCGAGCCGCGCGTGCTCGACGACCACCAGCGGCTCTCGCTGCAGACGCTCGCCGACCGGATCGTCGACGTGCTCGAGCTCGACCGCCGCACCCGTCAGCTCACCGCCACCCTGGCGCGGATGCGGCGTGTGCAGCGCGAGCTGGAGCGGTCCAACGAGGAGCTCGCTGCCTTCGCCGGGCAGGTCAGCCACGACCTGCGCAACCCGCTCACGGCGGTCGGCATGGCGCTCGCGCTGCTGCGCGAGGAGCTCGAGGAGGCCGGGCCCGAGAACGACGCGGTCGGCCAGGCCAGCTGGCTGGCCACCCGCGCGCTCAGCGCCACCAACCGGATGCGCGAGCTGGTCGACGAGCTGCTCGACTACGCCCGCATCGGCGGCGACCTGCGCCGCACCGAGGTCGACCTCGGCGAGGTGGTGGCCGAGGTGCTCGCCGACCTCGAGGGGCCGCTGGCCCACGCCGAGGTGAGCGTCGGCGCGCTGCCGACCCTGCACGCCGACCGCACCCAGCTGCGCGCGCTGCTGCAGAACCTCGTGGCCAACGCCGCCAAGTTCGTCCCCGAGGGTGCGACCCCGGTCGTCGACGTGAGCGCGACCCGCCTCGACGGCCGCTGGCGGGTCGAGGTGGCCGACCGCGGCATCGGCGTGGCCGAGGCCGACGCCGAGCGGGTCTTCGAGCCCCTGACCCGGGTCGACACCCGGGTCGAGGGCTCGGGCATCGGCCTGGCCACCTGCAAGCGGGTGGTCAACGCGCACGGTGGCGAGATCGGTCTGCAGCCGCGCGACGGCGGCGGCACCGTCGTGTGGTTCGAGCTGCCGGACGGCTCCGCCGACTGA
- a CDS encoding carbohydrate kinase family protein, whose translation MSLLIAGSIATDHLMTFQGKFADSLVVDQLDKLSVSFLVEDLEIRRGGVGPNIAFGLARLGLRPVLVGAAGEDFGDYRSWLERHGVDCDHVRISESKHTARFVCTTDETMAQFASFYPGAMAEARLIELAPIAARVGEPEHVLVGPDDPDGMRRHTAECRQRGYPFIADPGQQLAFGDGELIRDLVDGAAILFSNEYESHLIEQKTGWSAEEVLDRVGTQVTTLGAAGVRVRRAGEPDLVVAAARDVAAVEPTGVGDAFRAGYLGALSWGLGLERAAQVGCVLAAYVVETVGTQEYTFTSDGFAGRVEASYGAEAAAEVRPHLPVS comes from the coding sequence ATGTCCTTGCTGATCGCGGGCTCCATCGCCACCGACCACCTCATGACCTTCCAGGGGAAGTTCGCCGACTCGCTGGTCGTCGACCAGCTCGACAAGCTGTCGGTCTCGTTCCTCGTCGAGGACCTCGAGATCCGTCGCGGCGGCGTCGGCCCCAACATCGCCTTCGGCCTGGCGCGGCTCGGCCTGCGGCCCGTCCTCGTGGGGGCCGCCGGCGAGGACTTCGGCGACTACCGCTCCTGGCTGGAGCGGCACGGTGTCGACTGCGACCACGTGCGCATCTCCGAGTCCAAGCACACCGCCCGCTTCGTGTGCACCACCGACGAGACGATGGCGCAGTTCGCCTCGTTCTACCCCGGCGCGATGGCCGAGGCCCGGCTGATCGAGCTGGCCCCGATCGCGGCGCGCGTCGGCGAGCCCGAGCACGTCCTCGTCGGCCCCGACGACCCCGACGGGATGCGCCGCCACACCGCCGAGTGCCGCCAGCGGGGCTACCCGTTCATCGCCGACCCCGGCCAGCAGCTCGCGTTCGGCGACGGCGAGCTGATCCGCGACCTCGTCGACGGCGCCGCCATCCTGTTCTCCAACGAGTACGAGTCGCACCTGATCGAGCAGAAGACCGGCTGGAGCGCCGAGGAGGTCCTCGACCGCGTGGGCACGCAGGTCACCACGCTGGGCGCCGCCGGGGTCCGCGTGCGGCGGGCGGGCGAGCCCGACCTGGTGGTGGCCGCGGCGCGCGACGTCGCGGCCGTCGAGCCGACCGGAGTGGGCGACGCCTTCCGGGCGGGCTACCTCGGCGCGCTGTCGTGGGGGCTCGGTCTCGAGCGCGCGGCCCAGGTCGGCTGCGTGCTCGCCGCCTACGTCGTCGAGACGGTCGGGACGCAGGAGTACACCTTCACCAGCGACGGCTTCGCCGGACGCGTCGAGGCGTCGTACGGCGCGGAGGCGGCCGCCGAGGTCCGCCCCCACCTGCCCGTCAGCTGA
- a CDS encoding sulfurtransferase TusA family protein: MSAPAPDLELDCRDLRCPRPVIELARHLAEVPVGGVLAVVATDVAARTDVPAWCRMRGQEFLGEDAADDGAPRYLVRRLS; this comes from the coding sequence GTGAGCGCGCCCGCGCCCGACCTCGAGCTCGACTGCCGCGACCTGCGCTGCCCCCGACCGGTGATCGAGCTGGCGCGCCACCTCGCCGAGGTGCCGGTCGGCGGCGTGCTGGCGGTCGTCGCGACCGACGTCGCCGCACGCACCGACGTGCCCGCCTGGTGCCGGATGCGCGGGCAGGAGTTCCTCGGCGAGGACGCCGCCGACGACGGGGCCCCGCGCTACCTCGTGCGCCGGCTCAGCTGA
- a CDS encoding DUF3043 domain-containing protein gives MFRRSRSDEAAAPATPSPGPGAGPATEVAARPGAKGRPTPSRKEAEAARKARARTPRTRKELAAARRAARIEQSERVRRGMRTGNEADLLPRDRGPVKRFLRDFVDARLTFLELMMPLLLLSLLLSLTGNAYLVTTSSNMMPLLLLLALADGVALRFRVRRQLKARFPDESWKGTTYYAVVRALQVRFLRMPKPQVKLGQELPEHYR, from the coding sequence GTGTTCCGACGCAGCAGGTCCGACGAGGCAGCGGCCCCCGCCACCCCCAGCCCGGGCCCGGGCGCCGGCCCCGCCACCGAGGTGGCCGCGCGCCCCGGCGCCAAGGGGCGTCCCACGCCGTCGCGCAAGGAGGCCGAGGCCGCCCGCAAGGCCCGCGCCCGCACCCCCCGCACCCGCAAGGAGCTCGCCGCGGCCCGCCGCGCCGCCCGCATCGAGCAGAGCGAGCGGGTGCGCCGCGGCATGCGCACGGGCAACGAGGCCGACCTGCTCCCCCGCGACCGCGGCCCGGTCAAGCGTTTCCTGCGCGACTTCGTCGACGCGCGCCTGACCTTCCTCGAGCTGATGATGCCGCTGCTGCTCCTCAGCCTGCTGCTGAGCCTCACCGGCAACGCCTACCTCGTCACGACCAGCTCCAACATGATGCCCCTGCTGCTCCTGCTGGCCCTGGCCGACGGCGTCGCGCTGCGCTTCCGGGTGCGTCGGCAGCTGAAGGCCCGCTTCCCCGACGAGTCGTGGAAGGGCACCACCTACTACGCGGTCGTGCGCGCCCTGCAGGTGCGTTTCCTGCGGATGCCCAAGCCGCAGGTCAAGCTCGGCCAGGAGCTGCCGGAGCACTACCGCTGA
- the erpA gene encoding iron-sulfur cluster insertion protein ErpA, which produces MTEQVETTDERRTDQINLSQVAAAKVKSLLEQEGRDDLALRISVQPGGCSGLRYQLFFDERTLDGDVTTDFDGVTVVVDRMSVPYLNGAMIDFVDSIEKQGFTIDNPNATGSCACGDSFH; this is translated from the coding sequence ATGACCGAGCAGGTCGAGACCACCGACGAGCGCCGGACCGACCAGATCAACCTCAGCCAGGTCGCCGCCGCGAAGGTCAAGAGCCTCCTCGAGCAGGAAGGCCGCGACGACCTCGCGCTCCGCATCTCCGTGCAGCCCGGTGGCTGCTCGGGTCTGCGTTACCAGCTGTTCTTCGACGAGCGCACGCTCGACGGCGACGTGACCACCGACTTCGACGGCGTCACCGTCGTGGTCGACCGCATGAGCGTGCCCTACCTCAACGGCGCGATGATCGACTTCGTGGACTCGATCGAGAAGCAGGGCTTCACGATCGACAACCCCAACGCCACCGGCTCCTGCGCCTGCGGCGACTCGTTCCACTGA
- a CDS encoding GNAT family N-acetyltransferase produces MARPDGPTADVSVRVAWADDAAAVAAVQVRAWARDLAGRVAADDLPDAESVAAAWHRSLTASGDARNRVLVALERARVVGFAVTVPAADPDCDPVADGELAELVVAPDETGRGHGSRLLQAAADTLAADRFTRAVHWVAADDDARRAFLQGAGWAPDTAHRELDLGAAGGATLRQVRLHTALGDPAA; encoded by the coding sequence ATGGCGCGCCCCGACGGGCCGACCGCCGACGTGTCGGTCCGCGTGGCCTGGGCCGACGACGCGGCCGCGGTCGCGGCCGTGCAGGTGCGGGCGTGGGCCCGCGACCTGGCCGGGCGGGTGGCGGCCGACGACCTGCCCGACGCCGAGAGCGTCGCCGCGGCGTGGCACCGCTCGCTGACCGCCTCGGGCGACGCCCGCAACCGGGTGCTGGTCGCGCTCGAGCGCGCCCGGGTGGTGGGCTTCGCGGTGACCGTGCCCGCGGCCGACCCCGACTGCGACCCCGTCGCCGACGGGGAGCTCGCCGAGCTGGTCGTCGCCCCGGACGAGACCGGGCGCGGCCACGGATCGCGCCTGCTGCAGGCCGCGGCCGACACGCTGGCCGCCGACCGGTTCACCCGCGCCGTGCACTGGGTCGCGGCCGACGACGACGCGCGCCGCGCCTTCCTGCAGGGCGCCGGGTGGGCACCCGACACCGCCCACCGCGAGCTCGACCTCGGCGCGGCCGGCGGGGCCACCCTGCGCCAGGTGCGGTTGCACACCGCCCTGGGCGACCCAGCCGCGTGA
- the pspAA gene encoding PspA-associated protein PspAA codes for MIVRILGEGQLDVPETALDRLNELDGAVERAVEAGDEAAFTAALAALLDGVREVGVAHPADSLDESDLILPPADATLDEVREMLGDDGLVPG; via the coding sequence GTGATCGTCCGCATCCTCGGCGAGGGCCAGCTCGACGTGCCCGAGACCGCGCTCGACCGCCTCAACGAGCTCGACGGGGCCGTGGAGCGCGCGGTCGAGGCGGGCGACGAGGCCGCCTTCACCGCGGCGCTCGCGGCGCTGCTCGACGGCGTCCGCGAGGTGGGCGTCGCCCACCCCGCCGACAGCCTCGACGAGTCCGACCTGATCCTGCCGCCCGCCGACGCGACGCTCGACGAGGTCCGCGAGATGCTCGGCGACGACGGCCTGGTCCCGGGCTGA
- a CDS encoding GNAT family N-acetyltransferase — translation MPDVRIRPLREDDVPAVERVQETGFAALDARTLPRGRPLPPRRTPEENEPWAERARHLLRTDPEGCWVAEHGDGTVVGYALALRRETLWVLASFVVRPDAQGRGVGTQLLAAAAQHGRGCLRAMLSASADPAAVRRYRLAGFDLHPQMELHGHVDRALLPVVRHVRPGTEADRDLLDSLDRRTRHAAHGVDHALLARQLRLLVVDRPSAQGYAYVDASGSPRLLAATDRRTARALVWEALAASAPDVAVSVPHVTAANQWALDVGVEARLSVATAGYLAVRGLRPPAPYVHHGSLL, via the coding sequence GTGCCCGACGTCCGGATCCGCCCGCTCCGCGAGGACGACGTGCCCGCGGTCGAGCGGGTGCAGGAGACCGGCTTCGCCGCCCTCGACGCGCGCACCCTGCCGCGGGGCCGGCCGCTGCCGCCGCGGCGGACCCCGGAGGAGAACGAGCCGTGGGCGGAGCGGGCACGGCACCTGCTGCGCACCGACCCGGAGGGGTGCTGGGTCGCCGAGCACGGCGACGGCACGGTGGTCGGCTACGCCCTGGCGCTGCGGCGCGAGACGCTGTGGGTGCTGGCGTCCTTCGTGGTGCGTCCCGACGCGCAGGGTCGCGGCGTCGGCACCCAGCTGCTCGCGGCCGCGGCGCAGCACGGCCGCGGCTGCCTGCGCGCGATGCTCTCGGCGAGCGCTGATCCCGCCGCGGTGCGGCGCTACCGGCTCGCCGGCTTCGACCTGCACCCGCAGATGGAGCTGCACGGGCACGTCGACCGGGCGCTGCTCCCGGTCGTGCGCCACGTGCGGCCCGGCACCGAGGCCGACCGCGACCTCCTCGACTCCCTCGACCGCCGTACCCGCCACGCCGCGCACGGCGTGGACCACGCGCTGCTCGCGCGCCAGCTGCGGCTGCTCGTGGTCGACCGGCCCTCGGCGCAGGGCTACGCCTACGTCGACGCGTCGGGCTCGCCGCGGCTGCTGGCCGCCACCGACCGGCGTACGGCTCGGGCCCTGGTGTGGGAGGCGCTGGCCGCGTCGGCGCCCGACGTCGCGGTGAGCGTGCCGCACGTGACGGCCGCCAACCAGTGGGCCCTCGACGTGGGCGTCGAGGCGCGGTTGTCGGTGGCCACGGCGGGCTACCTCGCCGTGCGCGGCCTGCGCCCGCCGGCGCCGTACGTCCACCACGGCTCGCTGCTGTGA
- a CDS encoding glycerate kinase: MRVLVAPDKFAGTLTAVEAAEAIAVGWRRRAPADELDLAPMADGGPGFVDVLHAGLGGQLLAAAVTGPGGDAGGAPAAVLLVDGTAYVESAQACGVQLTGGRGSGALAERATTVGVGELVAAAVDAGARRVVVGLGGSGTTDGGAGLLAALGARADVPLDRGPAGLAGVRTVDLAAARARVAGVELVVASDVDSPLTGLFGAAKTFGPQKGLAEERLPVVDGWLEELAHATDRRASLEPGAGAAGGLGFALLLLGASRVPGVALVADAVGLPRRAAAADLVVTGEGAFDFSSRSGKVPYGVAAVAAEALRPCVALAGQVLVGSREMRALGVESAYSVSELVGQERSLAEPAAALADLAERVARTWSR; encoded by the coding sequence GTGCGCGTCCTCGTGGCTCCCGACAAGTTCGCCGGCACCCTGACCGCGGTCGAGGCCGCCGAGGCGATCGCGGTGGGCTGGCGACGGCGGGCGCCGGCCGACGAGCTCGACCTGGCCCCGATGGCCGACGGCGGCCCCGGCTTCGTCGACGTGCTGCACGCCGGGCTGGGTGGTCAGCTGCTCGCCGCGGCGGTCACCGGCCCCGGCGGCGACGCCGGGGGAGCGCCGGCAGCGGTGCTCCTGGTCGACGGCACGGCCTACGTCGAGAGCGCCCAGGCGTGCGGGGTGCAGCTCACCGGGGGACGGGGGTCCGGTGCCCTCGCGGAGCGCGCGACGACGGTCGGGGTCGGGGAGCTCGTCGCGGCCGCCGTGGACGCCGGCGCCCGCCGCGTCGTGGTCGGGCTGGGCGGCAGCGGCACCACCGACGGCGGCGCCGGCCTGCTCGCGGCCCTCGGGGCTCGCGCCGACGTGCCCCTCGACCGGGGCCCCGCCGGCCTCGCCGGGGTCCGCACGGTCGACCTCGCCGCGGCCCGGGCGCGGGTCGCCGGCGTCGAGCTGGTCGTCGCCTCCGACGTCGACAGCCCGCTCACCGGGCTCTTCGGCGCGGCCAAGACCTTCGGCCCCCAGAAGGGACTGGCCGAGGAGCGGCTGCCGGTGGTCGACGGCTGGCTCGAGGAGCTCGCGCACGCGACCGACCGGCGCGCCTCGCTCGAGCCGGGGGCCGGTGCCGCGGGCGGCCTCGGCTTCGCGCTGCTGCTGCTCGGCGCCTCCCGTGTGCCCGGGGTCGCGCTGGTGGCCGACGCGGTCGGCCTGCCGCGCCGGGCGGCCGCGGCCGACCTCGTGGTCACCGGGGAGGGCGCCTTCGACTTCTCGAGCCGCTCGGGCAAGGTGCCCTACGGCGTGGCGGCCGTCGCCGCCGAGGCGCTGCGCCCCTGCGTGGCGCTCGCCGGGCAGGTGCTGGTCGGCTCACGCGAGATGCGCGCGCTCGGCGTGGAGTCGGCGTACTCGGTCTCCGAGCTCGTCGGCCAGGAGCGCTCGCTGGCGGAGCCGGCGGCGGCGCTGGCCGACCTCGCCGAGCGCGTGGCCCGCACCTGGTCGCGCTGA
- the htpX gene encoding zinc metalloprotease HtpX, whose protein sequence is MARSRFVGDRGLTARMTLTLFLLGALFVGFVVVLMSLFRGLAPLIALAGIGVAAYQWWSSDKVAMRAMRAREVTPQEAPELHGMVDRLCALADMPKPRVGVADSPLPNAFATGRSPDRAVVVVTTGILRTLDAEELEAVLAHELAHVAHRDVAVMTLAASAGITAGLLTQGAQYGAFFGGGNRRDNGGAPFWVVALVVSLVVYAVSFFLTRLLSRYRELSADRAGAYLTMRPAALASALQKIAGGIEATPTRDLRAAQPMNAFFIAPAVRGVGLQGLTSTHPSLEQRLEQLARIQTELGRPQG, encoded by the coding sequence GTGGCCCGCTCACGCTTCGTCGGCGACCGTGGTCTCACGGCCCGGATGACGCTCACGCTCTTCCTGCTCGGGGCGCTCTTCGTCGGCTTCGTCGTGGTGCTCATGTCGCTCTTCCGCGGGTTGGCGCCGCTCATCGCCCTGGCCGGCATCGGGGTCGCCGCCTACCAGTGGTGGAGCTCCGACAAGGTCGCGATGCGGGCGATGCGCGCCCGCGAGGTCACCCCCCAGGAGGCCCCCGAGCTGCACGGCATGGTCGACCGGCTCTGCGCCCTCGCCGACATGCCCAAGCCCCGCGTCGGCGTGGCCGACAGCCCGCTGCCCAACGCCTTCGCCACCGGCCGCTCGCCCGACCGTGCGGTGGTCGTGGTGACGACCGGCATCCTGCGCACCCTCGACGCCGAGGAGCTCGAGGCGGTGCTCGCCCACGAGCTGGCCCACGTCGCCCACCGCGACGTCGCGGTCATGACGCTCGCCGCGTCGGCCGGCATCACGGCCGGCCTGCTGACGCAGGGCGCCCAGTACGGCGCGTTCTTCGGCGGCGGCAACCGGCGCGACAACGGCGGGGCGCCGTTCTGGGTGGTCGCCCTCGTCGTGAGCCTCGTGGTCTACGCCGTGAGCTTCTTCCTGACCCGGCTGCTCTCGCGCTACCGCGAGCTGTCGGCCGACCGCGCCGGCGCCTACCTCACGATGCGGCCGGCGGCGCTCGCGTCCGCGCTGCAGAAGATCGCCGGCGGCATCGAGGCGACGCCCACCCGCGACCTGCGGGCGGCCCAGCCGATGAACGCCTTCTTCATCGCCCCGGCGGTGCGCGGGGTCGGCCTGCAGGGCCTCACCTCCACCCACCCGTCGCTCGAGCAGCGCCTGGAGCAGCTCGCGCGCATCCAGACCGAGCTCGGTCGGCCGCAGGGCTAG
- the pspAB gene encoding PspA-associated protein PspAB, whose amino-acid sequence MGLWQSLLGRSTPRPARLDALFAVPTAALTLESTLGLHATGTASLCLRAASGPAFDRTRADILALLDADPRMPAVQVSHDRFGFTWFTLARPEAATGELCADLHVAHLLLEEQGFATGLLCSVVAFDDGSGHPLGLVYLYKQGTFYPFSPTGPQTRDTLREVQVAQAVAGDLPVEDDRQRWLALWGAPGL is encoded by the coding sequence GTGGGACTGTGGCAGTCGCTGCTGGGCCGCTCGACGCCCCGCCCCGCCCGCCTCGACGCGCTCTTCGCCGTGCCGACCGCCGCGCTGACGCTGGAGTCCACCCTCGGCCTGCACGCGACCGGCACCGCCTCGCTGTGCCTGCGCGCAGCCAGCGGGCCGGCCTTCGACCGCACGCGCGCCGACATCCTGGCCCTGCTCGACGCCGACCCGCGGATGCCCGCGGTGCAGGTCTCCCACGACCGCTTCGGCTTCACGTGGTTCACCCTCGCGCGCCCGGAAGCGGCCACCGGCGAGCTCTGCGCCGACCTGCACGTCGCCCACCTGCTGCTCGAGGAGCAGGGGTTCGCCACCGGGCTGCTCTGCTCGGTCGTCGCCTTCGACGACGGCAGCGGCCACCCGCTCGGTCTGGTCTACTTGTACAAGCAGGGCACCTTCTACCCTTTCTCGCCCACCGGGCCGCAGACCCGTGACACCCTGCGGGAGGTGCAGGTGGCCCAGGCCGTGGCCGGTGACCTGCCGGTGGAGGACGACCGCCAGCGCTGGCTGGCCTTGTGGGGGGCACCGGGACTGTGA
- the nadA gene encoding quinolinate synthase NadA → MTTVDLPLLPLGRGSDRLSERGVECPGDLPAVSDPDLVARARAAKAALGDRVFVLGHHYQRDEVIQFADVTGDSFKLARDAAARPDAEYVVFCGVHFMAESADILTGPQQQVVLPDLAAGCSMADMARLAQVEDAWDALVDAGVAEQVVPVTYMNSSADIKAFCGRNGGAVCTSSNADVALEWAFEQRGPGTKVLFLPDQHLGRNTAVLKMGMSLDDCVVWNPHLPGGGLTVEQLRDARMVLWKGHCSVHGRFTADVVDRVREEVPGVTVLVHPECTHDVVTRADLVGSTEFIIKTVEAAEPGTAWAIGTELNLVKRLAAAHPDKRVVFLDKTVCYCSTMNRIDLPHLVWALESLVAGTVVNRIQVDADTEHWAKVALQRMLDLPGRSHRD, encoded by the coding sequence ATGACGACCGTCGACCTCCCGCTCCTCCCGCTGGGCCGCGGCAGCGACCGGCTCTCCGAGCGCGGCGTGGAGTGCCCCGGCGACCTGCCCGCGGTCTCCGACCCCGACCTGGTCGCCCGCGCCCGGGCCGCGAAGGCCGCGCTCGGCGACCGGGTCTTCGTGCTCGGCCACCACTACCAGCGCGACGAGGTCATCCAGTTCGCCGACGTCACCGGCGACTCGTTCAAGCTCGCCCGCGACGCCGCCGCCCGCCCCGACGCCGAGTACGTCGTGTTCTGCGGCGTGCACTTCATGGCCGAGAGCGCCGACATCCTCACCGGGCCGCAGCAGCAGGTCGTGCTGCCCGACCTCGCCGCCGGCTGCTCGATGGCCGACATGGCGCGCCTCGCCCAGGTCGAGGACGCCTGGGACGCGCTCGTCGACGCGGGCGTCGCCGAGCAGGTCGTGCCGGTGACCTACATGAACTCCTCGGCCGACATCAAGGCCTTCTGCGGGCGCAACGGGGGCGCCGTGTGCACCTCCTCCAACGCCGACGTCGCACTCGAGTGGGCCTTCGAGCAGCGCGGCCCCGGCACCAAGGTGCTGTTCCTGCCCGACCAGCACCTCGGGCGCAACACCGCCGTGCTCAAGATGGGGATGTCGCTCGACGACTGCGTGGTGTGGAACCCCCACCTCCCGGGCGGCGGCCTCACCGTCGAGCAGCTGCGGGACGCGAGGATGGTGCTGTGGAAGGGCCACTGCTCGGTGCACGGCCGCTTCACCGCCGACGTCGTCGACCGGGTGCGCGAGGAGGTGCCGGGCGTCACCGTCCTGGTGCACCCCGAGTGCACCCACGACGTGGTCACCCGGGCCGACCTGGTCGGCTCGACCGAGTTCATCATCAAGACCGTCGAGGCCGCGGAGCCCGGCACGGCCTGGGCCATCGGCACCGAGCTGAACCTCGTCAAGCGGCTCGCGGCCGCCCACCCCGACAAGCGCGTCGTCTTCCTCGACAAGACCGTCTGCTACTGCTCGACGATGAACCGCATCGACCTGCCCCACCTGGTGTGGGCGCTGGAGTCGCTCGTGGCCGGCACGGTGGTGAACCGCATCCAGGTCGACGCCGACACCGAGCACTGGGCGAAGGTCGCGCTGCAGCGGATGCTCGACCTGCCGGGGCGCTCGCACCGCGACTGA
- a CDS encoding PspA/IM30 family protein, with protein sequence MSLMKRISLIFRSKASKAIDRAEDPRETLDYSYQRQVELLTKVRRGVADVATSRKRVELQVTQLEQQAAKLTAQAQKAIEVGREDLAREALTRKSALTSQIGDLQAQHAQLQAEEEKLVSSQQRLQAKVEAFRTRKETIKATYTAAEAQTRINEAVSGIGEEMGDVGLAIQRAEDKTAQMQARAGAIDELIASGALDDATATNRGDDIARELDALSSTSDVEAELARLKAGAQPQAIEAPESGPILAGEAQAQPVADEEGRS encoded by the coding sequence ATGAGCCTCATGAAGCGCATCAGCCTGATCTTCCGGTCGAAGGCCAGCAAGGCGATCGACCGCGCGGAGGACCCGCGCGAGACCCTCGACTACAGCTACCAGCGGCAGGTCGAGCTGCTGACGAAGGTGCGCCGCGGCGTCGCCGACGTCGCCACCAGCCGCAAGCGGGTCGAGCTGCAGGTGACCCAGCTCGAGCAGCAGGCCGCCAAGCTCACCGCGCAGGCGCAGAAGGCGATCGAGGTCGGTCGCGAGGACCTCGCGCGCGAGGCGCTGACCCGCAAGTCCGCGCTCACCTCGCAGATCGGCGACCTGCAGGCCCAGCACGCCCAGCTGCAGGCCGAGGAGGAGAAGCTCGTCAGCTCCCAGCAGCGGCTGCAGGCCAAGGTCGAGGCCTTCCGCACCCGCAAGGAGACGATCAAGGCGACCTACACCGCGGCCGAGGCGCAGACCCGCATCAACGAGGCGGTCTCCGGCATCGGCGAGGAGATGGGCGACGTCGGCCTGGCGATCCAGCGCGCAGAGGACAAGACCGCGCAGATGCAGGCCCGTGCTGGCGCGATCGACGAGCTCATCGCCTCGGGCGCCCTCGACGACGCCACCGCGACCAACCGTGGCGACGACATCGCCCGCGAGCTCGACGCGCTCTCCTCGACCTCCGATGTCGAGGCCGAGCTGGCCCGGCTCAAGGCCGGCGCTCAGCCCCAGGCGATCGAGGCACCCGAGTCGGGCCCGATCCTGGCGGGCGAGGCCCAGGCGCAGCCCGTCGCCGACGAGGAGGGCCGGTCGTGA